The following are encoded in a window of Chlorocebus sabaeus isolate Y175 chromosome 22, mChlSab1.0.hap1, whole genome shotgun sequence genomic DNA:
- the EBLN2 gene encoding endogenous Bornavirus-like nucleoprotein 2: MDSFLKLYACVNSHSLFVWVCDRSYERSFRPMILTKIKELSRNQSPTMSHLRKDSQTSSPTDDAVDRSGLPDLQGSFELSGKNRQYPLDALEPQPSIGDVKDIKKAAKSMLDPAHKSHFHPVTPSLVFLCFIFDGLHETLLSVGVSKRSNIVVENKNKEMDTPCASGFRDMPNFIALEKSSVLRHCCDLLIGVAAGSSDKICASSLQVQRRFKAMMASIGRLSHGESADLLSYNAESAIDWISSRPWVGELMFTFLFGEFESPLRKLRKSS; the protein is encoded by the coding sequence ATGGATTCTTTTCTTAAATTGTATGCCTGTGTTAATTCTCACAGTCTTTTTGTTTGGGTCTGTGACAGATCTTACGAAAGATCTTTTAGACCCATGATTCTTACcaaaattaaagaattaagtCGGAATCAATCACCCACAATGTCTCATCTAAGAAAGGACTCTCAGACCAGCAGCCCAACAGATGACGCAGTGGACAGGAGTGGGCTCCCTGACCTTCAAGGAAGTTTTGAGCTATCCGGGAAAAACAGACAGTATCCACTGGATGCATTGGAACCCCAACCCAGCATTGGGGATGTTAAGGACATTAAAAAAGCAGCCAAGTCTATGCTAGACCCGGCACATAAATCTCATTTCCACCCCGTGACCCCCAGTTTAGTATTCTTGTGTTTTATATTTGATGGGTTACACGAGACATTACTGAGTGTTGGTGTGAGCAAGAGGTCTAATATTGTGGTTGAGAACAAGAACAAGGAAATGGATACTCCTTGTGCTAGCGGATTCAGAGATATGCCTAACTTTATTGCCCTTGAGAAGTCATCAGTTCTCCGCCACTGCTGTGACCTTTTGATAGGTGTTGCCGCTGGATCAAGTGATAAGATTTGCGCCAGCAGTCTCCAAGTTCAGAGACGATTCAAGGCAATGATGGCATCTATTGGAAGACTTTCACATGGTGAGAGTGCTGATCTGCTAAGCTACAATGCAGAATCAGCCATAGACTGGATCAGCTCAAGACCGTGGGTCGGAGAATTAATGTTCACATTCCTTTTTGGAGAGTTTGAATCCCCTCTGCGCAAGCTACGCAAGTCAAGTTAG